AACGCTGCTCTACACCGGCCTGACGCGCGACGGAACCTTCTACATCGAGAACGGCGCCATCAAGTTTCCGGTAAAGAACTTCCGCTTCAACGAGAGCCCCGTCATCATGCTCAACAACCTGGAGGCCATCGGCAAGCCCGTGCGCCTGGCCGGCAACCTGATTCCGCCGCTGAAAATCCGCGACTTCACCTTCACCAGCTTGTCGGACGCGGTGTAGCCAATGGGGGAATGGAGGAATGAGTGAATGGGTAAATGAGAGAGTAGACGGGCCCTAGAACGCCATGCCGAGCGCAGCCGAGGCATCTCGTGTGCAGCTGTAAACCAATCGATTGAGTTAGTAAAGCACGCGAGATGCCTCGGCTGCGCTCGGCATGACGGCCTTACAAGGCAAAAACCCTCATCCACCCATCCACCACCTCATTCACCCATTCGCTCATTCACCCATTCACCCATTCATTCATTGAATATGAAAAGACGCGACTTTGTGGGCTTGAGCGGCCTCGCCGCCGGGGCCCTGTTTTTGCCCAGCTTGCCCGGCTTCGGCCACACCCGCGTGGACCCCGCCCGCCTGCTGGAACCGGGGGCCGACGTGGCCCAGAAAAAACGCCTGGCCGACGCGGCCCTGAACGCCGCTAAGTCGGCCGGAGCCTCCTACGCCGACGTGCGCATCGGCCGCTACCTCAACCAGTACGTGTTCACCCGCGAGAAGCAGGTGCAGAACATCGTGAGCACCGAAAGCTACGGCGTGGGCATCCGGGTGCTGGTGGCGGGCTGCTGGGGCTTCGCCTCGACGAGCGTGGTGACCACCGACAGCATTGCCGCCACCGCCCAGCTGGCCGTGGCCATTGCCAAGGCCAACCACCTGGTGCAGAAGGAGCCCGTGCAGCTGGCTGCCCAGGCCGGCTACGGCGAAGTGAGCTGGAAAACGCCCATCCAGCAAAACGCCTTCGAGGTGCCCATCAAGCAGAAGGTGGACTTGCTGCTGGAAGCCAACGCCCGGGCCCTGGACGCGGGCGCCAGCTACATCGGCACCAGCCTGTTCCAGGTGAACGAGCAGAAGTACTTCGCCAGCACCGACGGCTCGTACATCGACCAGGACGTGCACCGCATCTGGCCCACCTTCAGCGTTACGGCCATCGACAAGGCCACGGGCAAGTTCCGCTCGCGTGAGGCGCTTAGCTCGCCCATGGGCCTGGGCTACGAGTACCTCACCCCCAGCGCCACCGAGCAGGTGCGGGGCCCCGCCGGCACCGAGCTGGTGGGCTACAAGCTGCGCTACGACATCCTCGCCGACGCCGCCCTGGCCGGCAAGCAGGCCAAAGCCAAGCTCACCATGAAGTCGGTGACGCCCGGTAAGTACGACCTCGTGCTCGACCCCGGCCACCTGGGCCTCACCATCCACGAGAGCGTGGGCCACCCGCTCGAACTCGACCGCGTACTGGGCTACGAGGCCAACTACGCCGGCACCAGCTTCGCCACCCTGGCGTGGAAAGCCAAGGGCCTGCCCTACGGCTCGAAGCAAGTCAACATCGTGGCCGACAAGCTGCAACCCGGCTCCGTGGGGGCCGTGGGTTACGACGACGAGGGCGTGAAAACCGGCCGCTGGGACCTCATCAAGGAGGGCAAGCTGGTGAACTACGAGAAGATTCGTGACCAGGCGCACATCGTGGGCCAGAAGGCCTCCGACGGCTGCTGCTACGCTGATTCGTGGAGCAGCGTGCAGTTCCAGCGCATGCCCAACGTGAGCCTGCAGCCGGGCGCCGCCAAAATGAGCGTCGACGACATGATCAAAGGGGTCGACAAGGGCATTTACATTGCTGGGGCGGGCTCATTTTCCATTGACCAGCAGCGATTTAATTTTCAATTTGGCGGCCAGATGTTCTACGCCATTGAGAAGGGCCAGATTACGGGGCCCCTGGAAGACGTGGCGTACCAGTCGAACACCCAGGAATTCTGGGGCTCGTGCGCCGGCTCGTGCGACCAGTCGGACTATCGCCTGTTTGGCACCTTCTTCGATGGCAAGGGCCAGCCGGCCCAGATTTCGGCGGTGAGCCACGGCTCGGCCACCACCCGCTTCAATGGCGTGAACGTCATCAACACGGCCCGCAAGATTGGGTAATTTTTAATGTGTGAGATGTGAAAGATGTGAAAAATTAGGGCCCCAAACGCCCCTTCATTCGGCCACGTCATTTTCACATTCTTCTCATTTCCAGATTTTCACATTCCAGAAATCATGCCCATTCTTTCCCAAACCGATGCCCAGGCCCTGCTCAAGCAAGTGCTGGGCTACAGCACGGCCGACGAGTGCGAGGCCTCGCTGAACGGGCGCACGAGCGGCAACATCCGCTACGCCCGCAACGGCGTGAGCACGGCCGGCGCCCAAGACACGATTTCGCTGGCCGTGGAGGCGCGCTTTGGCAAGCGCAGCGGCGTGGCCACCTGCAACGAGTTCGACGAGGCCACCCTGCGCCGCTGCGTGCAGCGGGCCGAGGAAATTGCCCGCCTCGCCCCCGAAAGCCCCGAGTACGTGCCCTTGTTGGGGCCCCAGACCTACCTCCAGCCACCCTCGGCGGCGCCTACGGTGCTCGCACCCGCCGCCCGCGCCCAGGCCGCGGCCGACAGCATCAACCTGTGCGTGGCCAAAAACCTGACCGCCGCGGGCTTCCTCGACGGCGGCACCAGCTTTGTGGCCAAGCGCAACAATAAGGGCCTCGACGCCTACCAGCAGTCCACCAACACCGACTTTTCGGTGACGGTGCGCACCGCCGACGGCCGCGGCTCAGGCTACGCCATTGCCGACGTGACGGACGCGGCCAAGCTGAATACCAAGGCGCTCACGCAGCGCGCGGCCGACAAAGCCGCCGGCTCGCTCAACGCCAAGGCCATTGAGCCGGGCAAGTACACCGTCATCCTGGAGCCGGCCGCGCTGATGGCCGGCGACGACCTTTCGCTGCTCGGCGGCCTGTTGTATGGCATGGGGGCCCGCGAGGCCGATGAGGGGCGCAGCTTCCTCACCAAGAAGGGCGGCGGCAACCGCAAGGGCGAGAAGCTGTTCGACGACAAGGTGACCATCTACTCCGACCCGATGAACGCGGAGGTGCCCGGCAATGCCTTCGACGGCGACGGCCTGCCCACGCAGCGCATGAGCTGGGTGGAGAAGGGCGTGGTGAAAAACATGCTGTATTCGCGCTACTGGGCCCAGAAAAACAACGTGCCCGCCACGGCTTTCCCCAGCGGCTTCATCATGAGCGGTGGCACGCAAAGCACCGCGGAGCTCATCAAGGGCACCGCCAAGGGCATCTTAATCACGCGTTTGTGGTACATCCGCGAGGTCGATCCGCAGACGCTGCTCTACACCGGCCTCACGCGCGACGGCACGTTCTACATCGAGAACGGCGCCATCAAGTTCCCCATCAAGAACATGCGCTTCAACGAGAGCCCCATCATCATGCTCAACAACCTCGAAGCCATCGGCCGGCCCCAACGCTTGGCCGGCTGCCTCGTGCCGCCCCTGAAAATCAGGGATTTCACCTTCACCAGCTTATCGGATGCCGTATAAACGACTGTAGCGTGGACTCTGCGAGTCCGCGCGTTGAACGATTGCAGCGGCACCGTTCAACGCGCGGACTCGCAGAGTCCACGCTACAAGTTGGTTACTTGCCGAACTGGATGCCGGCGTAAGCCTGGAACACGCGGTTTTGCAGCTTCGGGTCGTTGATGCCGGTGAGGCTGCGGGCGTCGTTGATGTCGTTGAGGCCCGCCACGAGGCGGGCCCCCAGTGTGAGGTTGCCCAGTTTGAGGCCCGCGCCACCGGCCACGCTGAGGTCGGTTTTCTTGTACTGGTCCTTCACGTTCTGGCCGTCCACGTTGGCGTAGGCCGCCGAGCCGCTGGTGCCGCTGATTTCCACCTGGCCGTTGCGGGTCGCGTCCACAAGCAGGCCGAACTGCGGGCCGGCCTCTACAAACACAGGGCCCAGCGTGACCTTGAGCAACACCGGCACCGAGAAGTAGTGCAGCTTGGTGTCGTAGTCGGTGAAGGCGCCCTTCAGGTTGCCGCCCTGCTGCGAATACTGGATTTCGGGCTGAATGGACAGGGGCCCAATAAGCTTGCCCTGGAAGATGAGGCCGACGTGGTAGTACGTTTTGTACGACGACGATTCGCCATCGCGGCCCCGCAGCTCGGCCGCGTTGATGCCGGCCTTGACGCCGAACTGGGCCTGGGCCTTGGGGGCAAATGCCACCGCCAGGGCGGCGGCGAGGGGGAAAGCTAGCAATTTCATAACCGGTTCGAAATAGAATAATGAGGGGATGAATGGCGCAAAAATAGGCCCCGGCCAGGCGCCACGAACGCCAACGCAGCCCGCCCCCGAAAGTTGTGCCGGGGCCCTGAATGGGCCCGCGCCAATGGCCGCCCCGCCGCCGGCCCACCCGGGGCCCCGGCGGTAAATTTTCGGGCCAGGGGCCCTAAAATGCTGAGCGTTGGCGCAACCCTGGCATTTTTCTGGTTTCATTTGGGAAGTTTATCCGTTCGCCTTTTTTTCCTGCATGCCGGTTCCCTTCACGTTTGTGCGCCTCAGCTACCACTCCGGCGATTGGGATGCGGTGGACGAGCGCATGCCCGCCAACCTGCTGCACTCGCTGGTGCAGTACACCAAAGTGCCCGTCGAGGCCAAGGAAAAAGTGGTGGCCCTCGACAGTCCCGCGCTGTTCGGCTACCCGTTTTGCTACCTGAGCGGGCACCGGCTGGTGCAGTTTTCGGCGGCCGAGAAAAAGAACTTCACCCAGTACGTGCGCAACGGCGGCTTCGTATTCGTCGACGACTGCAACCACGACATCGACGGCCTGTTTGCCCGCTCGTTTGAGGAGCAGATGCGCGTGTGCTTTGGGCCTCAGGCCCTGAAGAAAATCCCCAAAACCCACCCCATCTACTCGCAGTTTTTCCAGTTCAAAGACGGGCCCCCGAACACGGGCTTCGAGCTGAACGGCTGGGGCGACGACCTCGTGCACGACTACCTCAAGGGCGTCGAAATCAAGGGCCGGCTGGGCGTGCTGTACTCCAACAAGGATTACGGCTGCGAGTGGGACTACGACTTCCGCAACAAGCGCTTTTTGGCCGAAGACAACACCAAGTTTGGGGTCAATATTTTGCTTTATGCGTTGACCTGATGGTAATTATGAGCAGTAAAGGCCGTCATGCAGCGCGCAGCGAAGCATCTTTTTCGCGTAACTAATTCTGATTACTGCCGCGGTAGAGATGCTTCGCTGCGCGCTGCATGACGGTCTAGATTGATTTTTTGAGTTGCCAATACCGCGTTTCCGCGTTTTCAACCCCGCCGTTCTTCTTTCTATCCGCGCCTGTTCCTTCGCATTTGATCTATTTTACATGACCGAACAAGACGTTAACACGTTGCTGGCCAAGCTGCCGGTGCTGAAGGCCGAAATTGGCAAAGTCATCGTGGGGCAGTCGGCGGTGCTCGACGAGGTGCTGGTGGCGCTGCTGGCCGGCGGCCACGCCCTGCTGGAGGGTGTGCCCGGCCTGGCCAAAACCCTGCTGGTACGCACCCTGGCCGCGGCCACCGATTTGCCGTTCCGCCGCATCCAGTTCACCCCCGACTTGATGCCCACCGACATCCTCGGCACCGAGGTGCTGGAGGAAGA
This genomic stretch from Hymenobacter sp. PAMC 26628 harbors:
- a CDS encoding TldD/PmbA family protein is translated as MKRRDFVGLSGLAAGALFLPSLPGFGHTRVDPARLLEPGADVAQKKRLADAALNAAKSAGASYADVRIGRYLNQYVFTREKQVQNIVSTESYGVGIRVLVAGCWGFASTSVVTTDSIAATAQLAVAIAKANHLVQKEPVQLAAQAGYGEVSWKTPIQQNAFEVPIKQKVDLLLEANARALDAGASYIGTSLFQVNEQKYFASTDGSYIDQDVHRIWPTFSVTAIDKATGKFRSREALSSPMGLGYEYLTPSATEQVRGPAGTELVGYKLRYDILADAALAGKQAKAKLTMKSVTPGKYDLVLDPGHLGLTIHESVGHPLELDRVLGYEANYAGTSFATLAWKAKGLPYGSKQVNIVADKLQPGSVGAVGYDDEGVKTGRWDLIKEGKLVNYEKIRDQAHIVGQKASDGCCYADSWSSVQFQRMPNVSLQPGAAKMSVDDMIKGVDKGIYIAGAGSFSIDQQRFNFQFGGQMFYAIEKGQITGPLEDVAYQSNTQEFWGSCAGSCDQSDYRLFGTFFDGKGQPAQISAVSHGSATTRFNGVNVINTARKIG
- a CDS encoding TldD/PmbA family protein, producing MPILSQTDAQALLKQVLGYSTADECEASLNGRTSGNIRYARNGVSTAGAQDTISLAVEARFGKRSGVATCNEFDEATLRRCVQRAEEIARLAPESPEYVPLLGPQTYLQPPSAAPTVLAPAARAQAAADSINLCVAKNLTAAGFLDGGTSFVAKRNNKGLDAYQQSTNTDFSVTVRTADGRGSGYAIADVTDAAKLNTKALTQRAADKAAGSLNAKAIEPGKYTVILEPAALMAGDDLSLLGGLLYGMGAREADEGRSFLTKKGGGNRKGEKLFDDKVTIYSDPMNAEVPGNAFDGDGLPTQRMSWVEKGVVKNMLYSRYWAQKNNVPATAFPSGFIMSGGTQSTAELIKGTAKGILITRLWYIREVDPQTLLYTGLTRDGTFYIENGAIKFPIKNMRFNESPIIMLNNLEAIGRPQRLAGCLVPPLKIRDFTFTSLSDAV
- a CDS encoding porin family protein, producing MKLLAFPLAAALAVAFAPKAQAQFGVKAGINAAELRGRDGESSSYKTYYHVGLIFQGKLIGPLSIQPEIQYSQQGGNLKGAFTDYDTKLHYFSVPVLLKVTLGPVFVEAGPQFGLLVDATRNGQVEISGTSGSAAYANVDGQNVKDQYKKTDLSVAGGAGLKLGNLTLGARLVAGLNDINDARSLTGINDPKLQNRVFQAYAGIQFGK
- a CDS encoding DUF4159 domain-containing protein, translated to MPVPFTFVRLSYHSGDWDAVDERMPANLLHSLVQYTKVPVEAKEKVVALDSPALFGYPFCYLSGHRLVQFSAAEKKNFTQYVRNGGFVFVDDCNHDIDGLFARSFEEQMRVCFGPQALKKIPKTHPIYSQFFQFKDGPPNTGFELNGWGDDLVHDYLKGVEIKGRLGVLYSNKDYGCEWDYDFRNKRFLAEDNTKFGVNILLYALT